A single region of the Salvia miltiorrhiza cultivar Shanhuang (shh) chromosome 8, IMPLAD_Smil_shh, whole genome shotgun sequence genome encodes:
- the LOC130997552 gene encoding multiple C2 domain and transmembrane region protein 16 has translation MASGRKLIVEVVDARNLLPKDGHGTSSPYAVLDFHGQRRKTRTVIRDLNPTWNESLEFNVGKTPEVFGDMLELDVFHDKNVGPTTRSNFLGRVRLSATQFVKRGEEALIYYPLEKKSLLSWIQGEIGLKIYFSDEVVPPPAPPPPPPPEPAAASPADPPPPDAEAEKKETSAAAPAEEKPVAEAAPPPPAAEDPAADTDKKVEEPPPPFDPEADRVKASISSAAMPEVKINNINGPQPISRVSSVSSFISDQSDRSTIEQSSFDLVDKMHYLFVRVVRARSLPTAGGPVVKIAVSGFNVVSKPARKTAFFDWDQTFAFSRESQDSSSILEVSVWDPFGADVGHDFLGGICFDVGEIPLRDPPDSPLAPQWYRLEGGGAHRGDLMLATWLGTQADDSFPDAWKTDTNSNSRSKVYQSPKLWYLRSTVIEAQDISMLKESSFQLKAQLGFQVQKTKQVATSNGAPSWNEDLMFVAAEPFTAENNLLFLLIDHRPSKEQPIVGVARVPLTAVERRVDDRNVASRWFTLEDPNEEKRVYRGRVHLRLCFDGGYHVMDEGAHVCSDYRPTARQLWKPPIGTIELGIIGCNNLVPMKTIDAKGSTDAYAVAKYGNKWVRTRTISNSLEPRWNEQYTWRVYDPSTVLTVGVFDSSFESERPDSRIGKVRIRISTLTTAKVYRSIFPLMLLSQAGLKKMGEMELAVRFVRSTPTLDFLHVYSQPLLPAMHHLKPLGMLQQEALRSAAVKIVAAHLSRSEPPLRPEVVSHVLEQEGASTFSMRRVRANWYRIIKVIAGAVEVFRWVEDTRSWKNPTATVLVHALLVMLVWFPDLIVPTLAFYVFAVGAWNYRFRAKAVLPHLDPKLSLAEAVDRDELDEEFDAMPCCRGNDVVRARYDKLRMLGARVQTMLGDIATQGERVQALVTWRDPRATGIFVGFCFILALLLYLVPSKMVAMAVGFYYLRHPIFRDRMPSPALNFFRRLPSLSDRML, from the coding sequence ATGGCGAGTGGTCGTAAGCTTATAGTTGAGGTGGTGGACGCGCGAAACCTTCTGCCGAAAGACGGGCACGGCACGTCGAGCCCTTACGCGGTCCTCGACTTCCACGGGCAGCGGAGGAAGACGAGGACCGTGATCCGAGATCTCAATCCGACGTGGAATGAGAGCCTCGAGTTCAACGTCGGCAAGACCCCGGAGGTGTTCGGCGACATGCTGGAGCTCGACGTTTTTCACGACAAAAACGTCGGCCCCACAACCAGGAGCAATTTCCTGGGCAGAGTGAGGCTCAGCGCCACCCAGTTTGTCAAGAGAGGTGAGGAGGCCTTGATTTATTACCCCCTCGAGAAGAAGAGCCTCTTGAGTTGGATCCAGGGCGAGATCGGATTGAAGATCTATTTCTCCGACGAGGTCGTGCCGCCGCCTGCTCCGCCTCCGCCACCACCTCCTGAGCCGGCGGCAGCTTCCCCTGCTGATCCTCCACCTCCTGACGCTGAAGCCGAAAAGAAGGAAACATCGGCTGCAGCGCCAGCGGAAGAAAAACCAGTTGCTGAAGCTGCACCGCCACCCCCTGCGGCGGAGGATCCGGCAGCTGACACTGATAAGAAAGTTGaggagccgccgccgccgtttgATCCGGAAGCAGATCGAGTGAAGGCATCAATCTCATCAGCAGCCATGCCGGAAGTGAAGATCAACAATATCAACGGCCCACAGCCGATCAGCCGCGTATCGTCGGTGAGCAGCTTCATATCTGATCAATCTGATAGATCTACCATCGAACAGTCCTCCTTCGATCTAGTCGACAAAATGCATTACCTCTTCGTTAGAGTGGTGAGGGCGCGGTCGCTCCCCACGGCGGGGGGCCCCGTCGTGAAGATCGCCGTCTCCGGATTCAACGTCGTCTCGAAACCAGCTCGGAAAACCGCATTCTTCGACTGGGACCAAACATTCGCTTTCAGCCGGGAGTCGCAGGACTCTTCCTCTATACTCGAAGTATCCGTGTGGGACCCATTCGGCGCTGACGTGGGACATGATTTCCTAGGTGGCATTTGCTTCGACGTGGGGGAGATCCCCTTGCGTGACCCGCCGGACAGCCCGCTGGCCCCGCAGTGGTACCGCCTCGAAGGCGGTGGAGCCCACAGAGGGGACCTCATGCTCGCCACGTGGCTGGGCACCCAAGCCGACGACTCCTTCCCTGACGCTTGGAAGACCGACACCAACTCAAATTCCAGATCCAAGGTGTACCAATCGCCTAAACTGTGGTACCTCCGCTCCACAGTCATCGAAGCACAAGACATCTCAATGTTAAAAGAGTCGAGCTTCCAATTAAAGGCACAATTGGGATTCCAAGTTCAGAAAACAAAACAGGTGGCTACGAGCAATGGCGCGCCCTCGTGGAATGAGGATCTCATGTTCGTGGCCGCCGAGCCCTTCACCGCCGAGAACAACCTCCTGTTCCTCCTCATCGACCACAGGCCTTCCAAGGAGCAACCCATTGTTGGCGTCGCTAGAGTACCTCTAACAGCCGTCGAACGGCGAGTGGACGACCGAAATGTGGCGTCCAGATGGTTCACATTGGAGGATCCGAATGAGGAGAAGCGAGTATACAGAGGCAGGGTACATCTGCGCCTGTGTTTCGACGGCGGGTATCATGTTATGGACGAAGGAGCTCATGTTTGCAGTGACTACCGCCCCACAGCTAGGCAGCTTTGGAAACCACCAATCGGAACTATCGAGTTAGGCATAATCGGATGCAACAATTTGGTGCCCATGAAAACTATCGACGCCAAAGGCTCCACCGACGCTTACGCCGTCGCAAAATACGGCAACAAATGGGTGCGGACGCGCACCATCTCCAACAGCCTGGAGCCGAGATGGAACGAGCAGTACACGTGGCGGGTCTACGACCCCTCCACTGTTCTCACCGTCGGAGTATTCGACAGTAGTTTCGAATCGGAGAGGCCCGATTCCCGTATTGGAAAGGTACGTATTCGTATCTCCACGCTGACTACGGCCAAGGTGTACAGAAGTATATTCCCTTTGATGCTGCTGTCCCAAGCCGGTCTGAAGAAGATGGGGGAGATGGAACTTGCCGTCCGATTTGTGCGATCGACGCCGACGCTCGACTTCCTGCACGTGTACTCGCAGCCCCTGCTGCCGGCGATGCACCACCTCAAGCCTCTCGGCATGCTACAGCAGGAGGCGCTGAGGTCGGCCGCTGTGAAGATCGTGGCGGCGCACCTCTCGCGGTCGGAGCCGCCGCTCCGGCCGGAAGTGGTGAGCCACGTGCTGGAGCAGGAGGGCGCCAGCACGTTCAGCATGCGGAGGGTGCGCGCAAACTGGTACAGGATCATCAAGGTGATCGCAGGGGCGGTGGAGGTGTTCAGGTGGGTGGAGGACACGCGCTCCTGGAAGAACCCCACGGCCACCGTCCTCGTCCACGCGCTACTGGTCATGCTCGTCTGGTTTCCCGATCTAATAGTCCCTACATTGGCCTTCTACGTGTTCGCGGTCGGCGCGTGGAACTACAGGTTCCGGGCAAAGGCCGTGCTGCCGCACCTGGACCCGAAGCTGTCGCTGGCGGAAGCCGTGGACCGCGACGAGCTAGACGAGGAGTTCGACGCGATGCCGTGTTGTAGGGGGAATGATGTGGTGCGCGCTAGGTATGATAAGCTGCGGATGCTGGGGGCGCGTGTGCAGACGATGCTGGGGGATATCGCGACGCAGGGGGAGCGCGTGCAGGCGTTGGTGACGTGGAGGGACCCGCGCGCCACGGGGATCTTCGTAGGCTTTTGTTTTATTCTGGCGTTGCTATTGTATTTGGTGCCGTCGAAGATGGTGGCGATGGCGGTGGGCTTCTATTACTTGAGGCATCCCATATTTAGGGACAGAATGCCGTCGCCGGCGCTCAACTTCTTCCGCCGACTGCCTTCGCTGTCCGACCGTATGCTATAA